The Bacteroidia bacterium genomic interval TCCGCAAGACTAGCTGTTTCAAAAGTAAAATCACTTCCCTGATCTGCTACTGTATATACAGCAGGATTGGCCAGAAATCCGGCTTCGTCAGGCGTTGTGGTTGAAACCCGAATCTCATAGCTTTCTCCAAACTCTACATCCTGTGAGTAAGCATACCAACTCAGACAGGTATTATTGGGAAGCGTTAGCTGAGGAAGGATGAGGTAATCATTGCTGGTACCAACGGTATCCTCATAATAGGAAGGGGAAGCAAAAATCTTATTAACGCGAAGATTATCTTTAAAATCTGCTACGCCTTGCCAGCCGGGATTTGGAGTAAGAAAAGTTATTTCGCCATTTGGCTCTAACATATCCACATCCAGCACCTGCCATCCTGCAGGGAGACCATTGGTAAAGTCTTCTTCCAGAATCACGTTTCCGCCACAGGGAAACCTTCTAAAGCGATTTAAATCTTCTTCTGGTGCAGGAAAACCGGAACGACTGGTTTTCTGTGCAAAAAGGGGAAGATTGATCAGGATAAGTAATAAGGTGGATATAAGGATACGCATATACAAGCTAGTCTTTAGATAGATTGTCGTTCAATTTTAGGAAAACGTTGCCTACTAAAAACGAAAAAACTCAAATTACATGGGTAATTTGAGCTCTTCCGATCTCTACACGAGAGAATTATACTTTTTGACCACGGGCTCTCATTTCTTTGACAACCGCAGTGATTCCTTTCTTATTGATATCTCTAATGCCTTTAGCAGAAACTTTCAGGCTGATCCAACGATCTTCTTCAGGAAGGTAAAACTTTTTCTTGAAGAGGTTAGGGTAAAACTTACGCTTTACTTTATTGTTTGATTTGGAAACATGGTTTCCAGAGATAGTTTTCTTTCCGGTAACTTGACAAACTCTAGCCATTTTCTTCGCTTAAATGATTTAATTCTATAGGATATACCTATTAATTCTTTCGGAGCGCAAATATCAGAAATATTCCTAAAAGTTCAAACAATAGAGCCTGAAAATAAATACCGATGCATAGATTTATCATCCATGCATCGGATTTCTATCTTTTCAAGGACTCTTATTTATAACTTTTGGCCAATTGAAGGGCTTCAGGCGCCCATTCTGCCAGATTATTCGCTCGGGTTTGAGGAGAAGGGTGGGTACTCATAAATTCAGGAGGCGTTTCTCCCCCTTTTTGTTGCATACGCTGCCAGAAAGGTGCAGCCTGGTACACATCATAACCGGCAATTGCCATGAGATACAAACCGATTTGATCCGCTTCAGATTCATGTTTCCGGCTAAACGGAAGCAATACGCCTACTTGAGCACCAAGTCCCATAGCCGCCATAAATACCGACTGGGTTCTTTCGGCCTTTTGTTTTTCTTCTGCCGTTTGTGATTGCCCATTGCGAGATTGCATATATACACCGATCCCTGCGAGGGCTCCCTGCAATCCCAGGGTTTGGGTCATTCGCTCGTTTCCGTGATGCGCTAGTGCATGTGCCAATTCATGCCCCATAACAACAGCTAAGCCATTATCATCTTTAGCGACAGGCAAAATTCCGGAATAAACTACAATCTTACCTCCCGGCATGGCCCAGGCATTGACTGCTTTATCATCCACCAGGTTAAATTCCCAATCAAACTCCTTCAATTCATCTGCCAGTCCATTTGCCCGATAATATTTTTCAACGGCCTGCTGGATTCGCTTCCCTACCCTACGAACCCTTTCCGCATCAGTCCCGCTTCTGACCACCTTATTATTTTTCAGGAAATCATTGTATTGGGACAAACTCATTTCATTTAAAGTAGAACCGGGAATCAGCTTTACCTGTTTCCGATCCGTAAAAACTACTTTCGAACAAGAAACCAGGATCAAACTGGCGATAAGTAAAAGGGGAAGGATGGGGGTTTTGCTAATTATTGTCTTGACTTGCATGTAAGCATTTAATTTGGTGGAATATTTCGAGTCTTCAGTAGACTTGAGAATACATAGTGATACTATATTAGTAAGACGAAAGTTACAAAGGCTTGTCACCTGTGTTGATGCTTTATACAAGCGTGTAGAAACAAATACTTTTGGCAATCGTAAGATTTTTTATTAGTTTTGATTACTATCGAGACACAAATTTGGGTTGGCTGTTCTAGCTAGCCCTATTATTTTTTTGTTTTTAATTGAATGAATAAGTCCTCTAAAAGAGGCATTAGGACCAAAACAAAGGGTCCTGGACAATGTTTTATCTTAAATTTTACAGCTATGAGTGATGTGACGTATTTGACTCGGGAAGGCTATGAAAAGCTAAAAGCTGAATTAGATGACCTCAAAGGAAGAGGTCGGAGTGAAATTGCAAAAGCAATCCAAAAAGCACGCGAAATGGGTGACTTGAGTGAAAATGCAGAATATGATGCTGCCAAGGATGCTCAGGGACTACTCGAAATGAAAATTGCCAAATTGGAAGGCACCATTGCTGGTGCCAGAATTCTGGATGGGTCGGACTTGAATACCGACAAAGCCTATATTTTATGTAAGGTAAAGGTCAAGAATCTGAAAATGAAGAAGACCTTTA includes:
- the rpmB gene encoding 50S ribosomal protein L28, which produces MARVCQVTGKKTISGNHVSKSNNKVKRKFYPNLFKKKFYLPEEDRWISLKVSAKGIRDINKKGITAVVKEMRARGQKV
- a CDS encoding M48 family metallopeptidase, with translation MQVKTIISKTPILPLLLIASLILVSCSKVVFTDRKQVKLIPGSTLNEMSLSQYNDFLKNNKVVRSGTDAERVRRVGKRIQQAVEKYYRANGLADELKEFDWEFNLVDDKAVNAWAMPGGKIVVYSGILPVAKDDNGLAVVMGHELAHALAHHGNERMTQTLGLQGALAGIGVYMQSRNGQSQTAEEKQKAERTQSVFMAAMGLGAQVGVLLPFSRKHESEADQIGLYLMAIAGYDVYQAAPFWQRMQQKGGETPPEFMSTHPSPQTRANNLAEWAPEALQLAKSYK
- the greA gene encoding transcription elongation factor GreA; the protein is MSDVTYLTREGYEKLKAELDDLKGRGRSEIAKAIQKAREMGDLSENAEYDAAKDAQGLLEMKIAKLEGTIAGARILDGSDLNTDKAYILCKVKVKNLKMKKTFTYTLVAEEEADLKAGKISIKSPVGKGILGKEVGDLIEIDVPAGKLQFELLEISR